GGGGACCaatcagctggagagcagctttgcagagaagggtcTGGCTGTCCTGATGGACAACAAGCTGAATGTGGCCTAGCACTGTGCCCCGTAGCAAAGACCGCCAATGGTCATCTTTGCTatgttaggaagagtgttgccagcagactgagggaggtgatacttgtcctctactcagcactagtgaggccacatctgcagtactgtgtccagttctgggctccccagtacaagaaagacaacaTGGACCTGCtgaagtgagtccagtgaagggctgtAATGTGATTAAGGAGCATAtgaggggaggctgagagagctggaactgtttagcctggagaagagaaggcttgggggggatCATCTGAGTGTGCACAAATCCCTGATtgggagagtgtaaagaagatagagccagacttttctcggtggtgcccagtgacaggatgagaggcaatgggcataaactgaaacacaaaattctacctgaacacaagaaaacatttctttactaTGAGGGtgtttgaacactggaacaggttgcccagagaggttgcagtcTTCAtcattggagatattcaaaactcagctggacgcagtcctgagcagcctgctctatTTGTCCCTGCTTGAGtaggagggttggaccagatgatctccagaggtcctttccaactccaactgttctgtgattctatgataaatatatataaaatatacacagaACTGTTAAAAATATGTTCCATTCATATACTTTCTGCCAGTCTCAACCTCTGACAATAGGTATAGGAGAATGAACAGGATTGTTTTTATGGCTTGGGTGTCTTAATTACTTCATTCCAATGGTTCTCTATGCTGGTCCATAGACTTTAAACCTCACTACTGATTGCAACTGCACAACCCAGTGCTTTTTAATAACAGGAGACAATTGGATGTAATCTGAGGAAAATAATGCTGCACAGTCGTCCATGGAAACAGCTTTGGACTTGCAGTGATTTTTTCTTATTGGTGAAATAAAAACAGCCATGCCCCACCCCAACTTCAAGGTCTTTATGAGCAACCAAATATCCTTCATAGGAGGGAAGTACATGGGCTTCTCTTGTCAACTGAGGAAACTTGGTATGAAGTAATTAATATTGTAAGTGTAACCCAGTGCaatttttttatatgtatttttgcaAAGTGAATCTCTGGACATCTAACTATACATTGTTATATGTGGGTGTATGAAACTGAGCTTTGATTTTATGCACAATCAGAGGCAGTGATCATACAAATGGTATGTGTGCATTTGAAATGCAGATTATACATGGATTTGTAAGTAACAAAGGTAAACATGCCACTCTAAGAGTGGAAGTGTGTTACAGTTTTCATCTATTCTAGACATTTAGTTTCATTAGCTGCTTTTTTGCCCTTGTTTGACTAAGTGAAATTCTGCACTGTGAATAAGTGGGTCTAGAATATCTTATTGCCATATCAGTCTGTCAGAAATGATTTAAATTAAGGCTTGGGAATAACTGCTTTTTGGATTTTGTTGAACAAAACACAGTGACTTCATTTTGTGATTAACTATTCATTACTTCAGGTCTTtttagaaaaaatggaaatgaatgaGCTTTGCAAAATCTGTTAGCATCACTCTGCATCTTGACAACTACAAGTCAAGGAAAAGATGGCATAACAATGTTTGCAGAATATCTGTGTCATTTATGATAGCATTATGTGTATAAACCACCTAGCCTGTTTTGCAATGTTAGTTTATGTGCCacttttaatataaaaatctaCCTTTTTCAGGGACCTTAAGCCAGAGAACATTTTGCTAAATGAAGACATGCACATTCAAATAACAGACTTTGGAACAGCAAAAGTACTATCTGCAGACAGCAGACAAGGTATACAGTTATTCACTTCTTGTCATGTGGCATAGCTAACTATAGGAAGTGGTCCCTCAGAATGTACgtaaaatgaatttataaaattATAACCTTTGAGTATTATTACCCCTTAGCCAACAAAAAATTATTTAGGTATCTTAAAACAATTTTCACTCTGTTTCTGCTTAGATTATGTCAGAAGAGATAATATTTGGTTTAGTGGTATAGCCAAGTAAACCACCAATTATCAGAAAGGATATTTTCTTTGGGAGCTAAACTACCGCAAATTACCTGTCTTTTGCAAGGCAAGAATGCAAACATACAGTTACTGTGGCTCATCTGAAACAGCAAGCTGTTACTCTGTGCTTATGTATTTAAGCCCCAGTTAATATCGAAGTAGCTCAAATGTAAAGGTtaggaatttctttgtttcctttgttgCTTAGTGTTAACTGCAGTGAATTGATGCTGCAAATCATGCCTGAAAGAAGCACAAGGCTGAACTGCTTTTCATTCACCAAATCTGATTTCTGTTGAATAAACCATGTAGTAGAAATAGAGTGGATTTAGAAGGAACACAAACTAGCAGCATCTGTTGCTGTCCTTCGACACTACTTAAAGGAGATTGTTCAACTGATTGACTCCTACTCCTGAAAATTTAGGCAATGGGATAATTCTGATAATATTTGAAAGATAATATTCTTTGTgataaacttgatttttttttttcccccagtatgtAATAAGCTTGTATTGGtagattttattttgcttctcttaaaaaaaaaaaaaaaaaaaaaaaaaaaaaaaaaaaagcaaacaaaaaaacccagtttaTATCACTGATATGTATTTGGTTCAGGAAGCTAGGCTTTATCTTGTCCAAGTAGATTTTGTGgatgggaagggaaaagaaattctCTGTGGGTTCTTTGTAACATTACATAATTTTCAATagtttgaggtttttgttttgggggtttttttctttgtcttccccataaatatgtatttacttACCTTTTTCAATTCTCTTCCCAGCACGGGCAAACTCATTTGTAGGGACAGCACAGTATGTTTCTCCAGAACTGTTGACAGAAAAATCTGCCTGTAAAAGGTGAGGACTCTATTGTGTCTGAGAATTGTACTGACTTCCATCAGGACactattaaatggaaaaaatatttagcaTTTCAAAGAAACAAGATGCTTTACTATAAAGTTCTTAGagttagtttaaaatattttttcttagcaAATATTACTCCTTGCCTTAGCAGGTATTGCTCCTTGTCTGAGTGCTGGTTTTCTCAGTGATTCTTACCTTCTGGGGTCCTACAGACAGGATTAGGTGCTTCCAGGAGAAGGTGGCGTGTGCTGAAAAGTTTAATTCCACTTCCTccataaataaaccaaaaaatatttctgtactaTCCAAATAAATTCAtccttttaattctgttttatataAACTGGCTCTAATATGGAAATTCCTGCTGTAAATGCAGGAATGTCAAGGAATGGAGTGAAATTATGTAGAAATTATGCTAAATGGAAGGTCTGTCTGCTTTGTTCATGCTATGTTTTAACTAGCAGATGCTTAAATTCTTTTTGCATAGTCTACAGGCTTATTATAGAAAAATATTAACTGCtattctcccccccacccctccctttCTTTCAAAGCTCTGACCTGTGGGCTCTGGGATGTATAATATATCAGCTTGTAGCTGGATTGCCTCCGTTTAGAGCTGGGTAAGAGACTTGAGTTACCTGAATACATTGACTTTGTTTTTTACCTTACACCCAGTTCTTAAGTATGACTTACTGTAGTGTACTTTCAGTGTTACTGACATGTCTGCTTTTACTTGTGTAATTATTtagattttctttctgaagtcaTGAAGATGCTAAGACAAATATAGCTAGAGTTCCTGAAAAATATTGCCAAACTTATCCTAGGATTCCCTGTGTGGCTTATATCATCGAGAAATCTGTCTTCACAAAGAGAGTATGAGGCTCCCTATATTGAGCCATTTAAACCTTTCCCATTATTATTCAAGCATCTGGTGCTTACAGGATCATGTTTAGAAGACTGCTTCCCCTTAAGTATGCCAGAGGGATTTATGGGAACTTGACTTTTAGCTTGTAGATCTCCCATTTAATGTTTATCCATCTTGCACACTGCTAAGATGAAAGAATCATGGAAAActaataactatttttttctcttctgcagaaacGAGTATCTTATATTCCAGAAGATAATAAAGTTGGAATATGACTTTCCAGAAAAATTTTTTCccaaggcaaaagaccttgtagAAAAGCTATTGGTAAATATTTGCTCTTGTTAAATGATTTGATGACATTGGGTACATCCAACATATCATGTAGTTCCTTTTTCATGAAGTTTTTATTGACTCTATCACAAACCTTTTAGTAAGAACAACTCTGAGCATTACTGACTGCATAGAGGAGTTGATATCTATTATTAAACAGCACTTAGATTTTTGTATCTGAATTCTGAAGTATGGACAGGAAATATGTCTCAGTCAAGTGGAAGCAAATGATTCTAAATACTGTGTAGTACATACAAAACTTAAGATTCACATATTCAGTTTTACACGGTACTCAGGCTAATTCTTAGTGAGTTGTATAATGCATTATTTCCTTGAAAACAGTGTTCTGTATATCACAGAGATGTATTTGTTAAAACACAAGTCAACTTGCCTTGCATTTTAGAGCACTTAGTCCATGTCTCATTCCCATATCAGCCAAATAGTTACTGTCTATGTGAATGTttgacagaagaggaaaaaaagaaaaaaaagttgtgtcTTAATAGTGAGATATAGCAATGATACTAAAATGAATATGcagaaaacatttcagctgatTTTAGGCTTCTTGAAGCTGGATAGTCTGGTGTATTAGCATGGGAAAAAGTCCTCTGTGACTCGCATCTGTGGAGAGCGGTAAGTGCAGCCCTTGCAAAGGGTTCCTGTGTCCAGGCCAGCTCTATGGCCAATCTAGTGCCCACTGAGTGGTGAGGTCCAGGTTGCGTCAACATCCTGAGAACTGTGCTGTTTTAAGGTGCTTGAGAGGTTGGTCTTTGGCACCACCTGTAGCTGCAATAGCTGTCTTGCATCACCAGAATGTGATGCTGGGCTGTGCTTAAGGAATGCTCCATCAGGCCTTCTCTGTGtgtttgcttggttttgtttcagTCTTGATGAACAAAACGGAGCCGAAAAATTGTGTGGCCCCAAAAAAGTGCTCCTTTTTCCAACTATCCAAGCTGATCTAATACAAAATGGTGCTGGCAAGACATACTAACAAGTCGCATCTTGTATTTTAATCAGACTCCTCATATTTCAGGCACTTATGTTTAAGGGAGTAAGACCAGCTGGTTTTAAGAGTTTCTGCATGTAGCAGTACAAATGTGAATGGTGCTCAGCCCTCGTTCAAGAGTTTAATGtgaatttgaatgtttttttcattttatgcacattaatttcattttaatttgttcagGTTCTGGATGCTACCAACAGATTAGGATGCGAAGAAATGGGAGGGTATGGACCTCTTAAGGCTCATCCCTTCTTTGAATCCATTGCATGGGAGAACCTACATCTTCAGACCCCCCCAAAACTCACAGCATACTTACCTGCCATGTCAGAGGATGATGAAGACTGTTATGGAAATGTACGTTTGTCCTTTGCTATAATCAGCTCTGCTGCTTGAAATTGTCATAAAGCATAATTATTGCTTCATCGAATATTTGCATTAAAACTACTGCTggttatattttaatgaaaagagtCCATTAACAGAATTTAATAAACAGCTAGTGGGTAAAAGTTGAACTAGTCAACACTTTTCTGCTGAAGCTATTTGGAAGACATTCTGGCTTGCCTGCTTTTGGCCAAGCAAGCTTTTTTGTGAGGAGTACCTGTCATCTATAAAGTAGTCTGCCTTTGTGCCCAAAAGTGTGCTGAACCAAAGCAAAGTCTTATACTAATAGCAACTGTAATTGTTCATAGCAAAAGAAACTTttaagcaaacaagcaagcaacaCACTAATTTccaattttttcctcctttagtaTGACAATCTCCTGAGCCAGTTTGGTTGCATGCAAGTTTCTGGTTCTGCCTCTTCCCATTCCCTGTCTGCCCCAGAGACGAGTCCCCCACAGACATCAGGAGGCAATATTGAACAGTATATTCATGATCTTGACAACAATTCCTTTGAGCTGGACTTACAGTTTTCTGAAGATGAAAAGAGGTTACTTCTAGCAAAACAAGCTGGTGGAAATCCTTGGTAAGATCTCTGAATATAGTTATTCGTTATTTGCATTGAAGTAAGGAATTGAGGAAAACGTTATTTTgattcaaattaatttttgtgAATCTTAATATCTTCAAGTGAACAGTTAGCAACTAGATTTTTCTTGATGTCTAATTTTAAAGCAGTAGCGTCAAAAAAATCTCTAATACTGCATTTCTAAACTTTGCATAGTCTAAAAGACATGGAGGATGTGTACAGGATAGATGGAAATAACACTATGCCAGTTCTGAGAAGTCTGCCCCTCTACAGACTCCTGGAACTAGCTAGATTCCTTCTTACAGTTGATACAAGTTTTTTTGAATGATACTATTCTGTTGATACCTAACCAAAATACCTCCAGATCTTGTGCTCAGTAGCATTTCACTTCACTTTTGAGAAGAGTTTCTCATTTGTGACTTTCCTGACAGATTTTAGAAAATAGCTGTTTGGGATGGAATAAGAAAGAGGCCAAAACTCATCTGTTAAAGTTGTTCAGGACTCTGGAGGAAAAGAAGACCACTAGAGAGACATGAAAAATTACTAAGTTAAAATAATGGTGGCTGTTCTTGTGGAAGAATTACTTGTGGAGtaatagttatttttctttcttttaaggcaTCAGTTTGTAGAAAATAACTTAATCCTGAAAATGGGCCCAGTAGACAAAAGAAAGgtaagggctttttttctttctttctttcttttaatcccCTGTAGCAAAAGTTCAGTTGTCACTTTCTTGCACAGTTGCAGCATGGATGAGGAATCTATTCTAAAACTTCTTTGTTTAATCTAATTGTAAGTGTCAAACTCATTTACTTTTCTGGAAGATATAGTGCTTTCctgtaaagagattttttttctttaattttgtggTATGCTCTTAATTTTTAGAAAAGGCAAAAAGTGAATATGCTATAGGTGCTTTCACTTCAAAACTGCAGTaagttttctttccccctcctcctacTTATCTGATAGTCCACTAAATACTTTGTCTTGACACATGTCTGCATGTGGATTGAGTCACTAATATTTGGAGCTAAAATATAAGCCCATGTTGTCCTGAACTGTCATTCTTTTTTCCTGGATCTTATTAGTGCCTATATCCTGACAGAGGCAGAGGAGGTGGCATCAGAACAGCTTTAAGTATTAACTGTAACATGGTACATAGGAGCAACAGTAGTCGTAGTTTGTGTCAGCTTTACAGGAATGTAGGTGGCCTTTCTTCTAAGTTATTACTCtttattttctacagaaaaacacGACTACTTATTTCTGTGCAGGAATCTTTGACAAAAGATATTGTTTTGCTTCATTCTGTACAACTAGCTGTTTTATGTTTTGTTAGAACTTGGAGATGCTTTCTTAAAATACTGCTTGTGTTTTGCCATATAGTATTAATGCACTGAGATGCAGAAAAAGGAGTGAGGTCATACAGGTAAAGCAAAAGAAATTCCACAGAAATCAAACTATCCTCTGACTGAGCTGTTTTAATTCTACTTCTGCTAAGTTTTAAGATCTATGAATTTACATCCCCGTCttctcctgccctccctcccaAGCAAAAAGTCTGTGTTTTGCAAACTAGAGCATGTTAATTTTGCTCTTTTACAGTCTATAGATCTTCCTCACTAAATAACTGATCATCTCATGGTAACCCTCATCTTGAGAGTTTCAGTAGAAGTGCAGATACCCCACAGACTCTAAAAGAACAGATCTAGGAGTTTTAAGTAGTTTTATTCTTTATCTTTATGAGTTTTGTATTGCTGTCCCTGCTTCTCTTGTTAGGGATTGTTTGCCCGTCGACGCCAGTTGCTGCTCACAGAAGGGCCCCATCTGTATTATGTGGATCCTGTCAACAAAGTTCTAAAAGGAGAAATTCCATGGTCTTTAGAGTTGCGCCCAGAAGCCAAGAATTTTAAGACATTTTTTGTTCACACagtaagtgactttttttttttttttttttttacaatttacaCTAAGATTCTTGGAAAACTATTGTgaattgttagaaaatattttttttccagagaagatTTAATTCCTTGAATATAGGCATTAATTGCAGGATTACTTTGACTGTAGGTTACTAGCCTTAATAGCTTAACAAAATAAAAGAGAACTAACATATGTCTTTTCTTGAAATAAgttttaagttttatttaagtGTAAATAAAATATAAGTGGACTTTTGTGGTCTGAAAAGAAGTTCttaaaaatgacttttgaaaTATAACCCCTTTTGTGTAGAGTGGCTCACAAGTAGTATGCCAACAATATATTGTCAGCTTATTTGACTGCTTATCTCACTAATATATACTGTTATATAATTGTAATTAAATTTAACTTTTGAAAAGATGATGAACtgattttgaatatttattttattggtAGGTGCAGAATATTTGCTGCTTTTTGGTTTAACTGTGTTTGGAATACTCATTGAAATGTTGTTCACTTGTAGCCAAACAGGACATATTACCTGATGGACCCAAGTGGGAATGCTCATAAATGGTGCAAAAAGATACATGAAGTTTGGCGGCACAGATACCACCAGAATGCTGCTAAATAGTAAAGCTCATCCAAAATTTCCCAGTCTCCCTACTTGCTGCTAGAACTCCACGTGCAGCCGATCAGAGGAATCTTCCCAACCCACCTATTACCCATCTCAAGGGGAAGCATATGTCTGAAATactctgttctttttgttttgtttgttggtttttttttttaaaaaaaaagcaaaaacctaaTGGAATTCAGGGTCGCTTTGCTCGCTCTTTGTGCTTCTGTTGAGGCTTCCACATGCATATCATTGCAATGAAGATCTTGCTTTTGTGCACTTCAGCTCAATTTCTGCTGCAAACTAGTGGATAGACCTTGCATTACCAGCTTCACTTAAGATCAGTTAAAACCAATCCACACGCACACACCCCAGATCATGTACCAGCCTTGCATTTTATGGGGCTGGAGTTTTCTGTGACTTTCGGATTATCATTAAACTGTATTTCATCAGGGAGCTTTTATATGCCTCTCCTAAGCACCAcctctttgttttctcttcctttcccctctgtCCCCTAGCTTATTAGTATATGGCGTTTGTAGCCAGGTCAGTTGCACCCTTCCATAACTCCTGATATAGTTCTGGTTGCAGGATTTACGTGGTACTTTAATAATTATGTGAATGAATCAGATGTATGTGTCTGGCAGACAGACTCCAATGATACAGGTTGTGAGAGAGTAAAATGCTGAACATGGCACTGAAAGTTTTCTAAAATTGAAATGTTGGCTTCTGAAGCATATAAAGTTTTAaactttgaattttaattttaatttgatgCATATGTGTGTTTAATCAAGGGACAATAAACTTACCAGCATGCTTTTAACTAATGCTAACTAAAAAATGaactagttagggtaaaaaaaaaaaaaaaaaaaagttactattgAAGTAGTAAATAGTTTTTCACCTTTTCAGGAGATGAGGGCTAGAAGCTTTCTTTCCAGGGTGTGCATGTATTGTGCATTTTAGTGGGGCCAACCTATTTACCTGGGTAGAGAAGGAAGTGCAAAAACTTTGTACAACTGATGACTTGATTTTTGTCTCTTTGTATAATGAGATGTACAAATAATCCTATTTTTGGTCTTTGGGCAGATACTTCAGACCTTTTAGCAAttctgaaaaaagttttaaacGGTTTAAATATTAGACCCATACAGTAATCTGGttgaaaattcaaatgaaaatgttgATACAAAGGGAAAAATGTATGGTACTTAAGGCATatctataaaatgaaaatatttttcatatcagTCTCCTTTATCCTTTTCAAATTAAGGCTTTTTTTGTGGTCAAACATTTCTTGTAATGTAGCAAAGACATAACTTTCTACATGCTAAAACAACTTCCCTAATGGTGTTTTCAACACACGCGTGTTCCTGAACATTGCAGAGGGATGACCCAGGTATGGACAAAGGCATTCCTTCCTAGTTTTAAAAGCAGTATAAACATCACACCTATTTATTCATCGTCTGCAAATACCATCTCTTTGCCTCTTGAGGTCTGTTATGAAGTGCTTTTTTCCTtccaccaaagaaaaaaatgttctgctgTAATGTTAAGAAAACTCATGGGCTGCTATTTTGTGGCTTATCAGGGTGTCTCAGAAAATGCATGAATGTTAGATTTACTTGTACTGGGAGAGGGAGGTTTATTGTGGATCTTTGAAGGGGGGCGGGAAGGGAAGGTGTTGTGTGGTTAAACTTGATGACAGTTCAGTTCTTAGTCTCTTCCAGTCTTTAAAGGAGAGtgcaattgctttttcttttggagAAACTATATTCTTGCAGTCGTCTTTTATGTTATCCCACCATATACACAGGCTTGAGAAAAGTAAATCACTAGCTTACAGTGCCTGGTGTTAGGGGAGCTAAGGTGTCTTGCAAGTGACTGAGATGAGAAAAACAGACCATTCACTTTCCATCATAAGAAATTTCACCACATAGAAGGCAGACTCATTGTCAGTGAAATTTGAATAGCGCAGTATACCTTTTATTAAAACTATAGTTATCATAACCAAGATGACATGCATTCTGAGTTTGTTGTGGTGGTACCCATTTGTTCTGTAGCTGTTGAATTCCACCTGTAAGTTGGGTCCACTAGAGGGAATTCTGTAGATTCTGGATTTAGCCTTTTGGTATAGAGATGTAGACATACTCCCAACTTCATACCAGAGAGCCTGCCAGTGATGGAGTTTCATGATGCTACTGCAGTTGTTCAGTGTGCCAAAACTTTGCTTCCAAGAGTCTCTAGCAATGTTGTTCCGCTAATAGTGAACTCCTTAGCTTCAGTAGAAGCTAGAGTGAGCTCCATTggcctgtttgcttcagctaaaTAGATGGAAATATAGAAACATTGGAACATGTTTTCTGTAACATTTAGATGTGCAGTCATCTTGCCATAACAAAatacttcctttgctttttcacacCTTAAAAGAAAATCCTCTCTGTCTAGTTCCTCCTTGCCCCACCTCCCCCCAAAAACTTTCAACCAAAGAAATCTTGACAGCAGTAAGCTGCAGAAGTCTGGAAAAATTGATGTCTGtatccctttccccccctttccccccctttccccccctttccccccctttccccccctttccccccctttccccccctttccccccctttccccccctttccccccctttccccccctttccccccctttccccccctttccccccctttccccccctttttttttcacaaTGGCATCATTAGAAAACTGTGAGCCTCTCTTACTGGCATCCCTCCCCTCAGAACTTTAATGTTCTAAATTGAGTCTTCCTCAACTGCTGCTTTTTTGGGAAGGGACCAAAAGCTTTTCTGGGAGAGGCATTTGCCTTTCTCTGACTTTAGGTGAAAGCTGTAGTTTTTGGAAGACGTGGAAGAGTAGGGTGAGGCAAGACAAAAACAATTCTGAATTTAAGTAGGTTTCACCAGTTTGCCCGCTTAAATGTGTATTGGAAGGTGCTGCATATACTATGAAGGGCTGGTTCCTATTTTAGATGTGTATACTTGAAGAATGGGGTATTTTCAAATCATTGTCTTGAAGACTACTCCAGTGATTCATGGGAGTTCGTGGAATCAAAGGGGGAGGTTCTTCAAAGCTGCAGATAAATTGGTTAATCTCCCTGCTCTTAATCTGTGGCCTTTCAGAGCAGAGAAGGGTTGCTAGTCACTGAAAGACTCTTCAGGCTCCTCACTgcaaacctattaaaaaaaaaaaaaagtctgattcatTCCATCTTGTGCAATTTGAGCGCTTACCTACCATTTGTAAAGATTCTGGTCATTAAT
This region of Apteryx mantelli isolate bAptMan1 chromosome 16, bAptMan1.hap1, whole genome shotgun sequence genomic DNA includes:
- the PDPK1 gene encoding 3-phosphoinositide-dependent protein kinase 1 isoform X2, with amino-acid sequence MVRNQTDSNTPPVISTCGSRQGSNMEGTAAESRSNSNTLQQHTGQQPPQPRKKRPDDFKFGKILGEGSFSTVVLARELASSREYAIKILEKRHIIKENKVPYVTRERDVMSRLDHPFFVKLYFTFQDDEKLYFGLSYAKNGELLKYIRKIGSFDETCTRFYTAEIVSALEYLHGKGIIHRDLKPENILLNEDMHIQITDFGTAKVLSADSRQARANSFVGTAQYVSPELLTEKSACKSSDLWALGCIIYQLVAGLPPFRAGNEYLIFQKIIKLEYDFPEKFFPKAKDLVEKLLVLDATNRLGCEEMGGYGPLKAHPFFESIAWENLHLQTPPKLTAYLPAMSEDDEDCYGNYDNLLSQFGCMQVSGSASSHSLSAPETSPPQTSGGNIEQYIHDLDNNSFELDLQFSEDEKRLLLAKQAGGNPWHQFVENNLILKMGPVDKRKGLFARRRQLLLTEGPHLYYVDPVNKVLKGEIPWSLELRPEAKNFKTFFVHTPNRTYYLMDPSGNAHKWCKKIHEVWRHRYHQNAAK
- the PDPK1 gene encoding 3-phosphoinositide-dependent protein kinase 1 isoform X1: MASTSSPLYDAVPIQSSVVLCSCPSPSMVRNQTDSNTPPVISTCGSRQGSNMEGTAAESRSNSNTLQQHTGQQPPQPRKKRPDDFKFGKILGEGSFSTVVLARELASSREYAIKILEKRHIIKENKVPYVTRERDVMSRLDHPFFVKLYFTFQDDEKLYFGLSYAKNGELLKYIRKIGSFDETCTRFYTAEIVSALEYLHGKGIIHRDLKPENILLNEDMHIQITDFGTAKVLSADSRQARANSFVGTAQYVSPELLTEKSACKSSDLWALGCIIYQLVAGLPPFRAGNEYLIFQKIIKLEYDFPEKFFPKAKDLVEKLLVLDATNRLGCEEMGGYGPLKAHPFFESIAWENLHLQTPPKLTAYLPAMSEDDEDCYGNYDNLLSQFGCMQVSGSASSHSLSAPETSPPQTSGGNIEQYIHDLDNNSFELDLQFSEDEKRLLLAKQAGGNPWHQFVENNLILKMGPVDKRKGLFARRRQLLLTEGPHLYYVDPVNKVLKGEIPWSLELRPEAKNFKTFFVHTPNRTYYLMDPSGNAHKWCKKIHEVWRHRYHQNAAK